One Kushneria konosiri genomic window, GACAAGGAAGACCCGGAGAAAAAGCGCGAGCGCGGCCAGAGCGCGATCGCCGGGCTGCGCTCGCTTTTGGGCTAGTCTTCCGAGTCGGGCGCGTCGGTCAGGGCCTTTAGATCCCGGTAAAGCGCCGCCGGGATCGATACGCCTGACGCCAGACTGCGTTCGCGCGCCTCGAAACGCCGCTGTGACGGCAGCCGCGCCCCCTGCCCCAGAATCTGCTCGAACAGCCGTTCGGCGTGTAAAAGCCCCGCCTCACATTGATCGCCCAGAAACACCTTCGGTGACAGCGCGATCACCAGCTCGCCGTGACAGGGCCGACCGGTGCCTTCCTCGTTGGCCGCGTGGGTTTCATGGCTCAGGGCATCGTTGATCAAGGGCCCCGCCAGCAGTTCGATCATGGTAGACAGCGCCGAGCCCTTGTGACCGCCAAAGGGCAGCATGGCGCCCTCAAGTGCGGCGGCCGGATCGGTGGTCGGCTGGCCCTGAGCATCCAGAGCCCAGTCGTCGGGAATCGACTGACCTGCGCGGCGGTGTAGTTCGATCTCACCGCGGGCCACCACGCTGGTGGCAAAGTCAAAGGTGTAGGGCGTCCCGCCCGGACGTGGCCAGGAAAACGCAAACGGATTGGTGCCCAGCAGGGCCCGCACGCCGCCACCCGGGGCCACAAAGGCCTGGGTCGGGTTCATCGCAAGCCCGGCCAGTCCTCTTTCTGAAAGCGCCTCCACCTCGGACCACAGCGCCGAGAAATGAAAGCAGCGATTGATCATCAGCACCGCGATGCCATTGCGCTCGGCCTTCTCCTGAAGCGGCGCCAGGCCCTGCTCGAAGGCCAGCAGCGAGCTACCATGGTGGGCATCGACCTTCACGATACCGGGCGCATGATCGATCACTTCCGGTTGTGCCTGCGAGTCGAGCCCGCCCATTCCGGCCGCCTCCACAATGCCCAACAGGCGATACAACCCGTGGGAGTGACACTCATCGCGCTGGGCGGCGACCACGCTGCGGGTAATCGCCTTGAC contains:
- a CDS encoding Ldh family oxidoreductase, whose amino-acid sequence is MEHDITLSLDQAQALSRRILHHAGFGHGHVKAITRSVVAAQRDECHSHGLYRLLGIVEAAGMGGLDSQAQPEVIDHAPGIVKVDAHHGSSLLAFEQGLAPLQEKAERNGIAVLMINRCFHFSALWSEVEALSERGLAGLAMNPTQAFVAPGGGVRALLGTNPFAFSWPRPGGTPYTFDFATSVVARGEIELHRRAGQSIPDDWALDAQGQPTTDPAAALEGAMLPFGGHKGSALSTMIELLAGPLINDALSHETHAANEEGTGRPCHGELVIALSPKVFLGDQCEAGLLHAERLFEQILGQGARLPSQRRFEARERSLASGVSIPAALYRDLKALTDAPDSED